Proteins from a genomic interval of Arachis hypogaea cultivar Tifrunner chromosome 10, arahy.Tifrunner.gnm2.J5K5, whole genome shotgun sequence:
- the LOC112717622 gene encoding uncharacterized protein, with translation MAGGSMKNRKKRNAAKKVRKKGTVSVEYECLLNLLPHDIWVRIATKVASYSIKDLFNMQATCKVFLGAARSDDVYKEASMLELPIAFFLYYYGRPEQRFIECCVEAGNPAAILWVGMTEFVWIGHSIGGIDTLTMAATEGDLEACYMCAMLLLSLAKEDEEHMRKGLEFFEIVRDSGAFERCREVFMQVFAGPWVEVKPLDPRLPEVCQSTSYRTRSTMGYVEDLSRVSCVQCLADYEVLVFREFLHPNKNVYFGVCVFQVCCLGFSYLVLPYEALSPLLLRIYA, from the coding sequence ATGGCTGGAGGTTCCATGaagaacagaaagaaaaggaacgcAGCCAAGAAGGTCAGAAAGAAAGGGACCGTATCCGTTGAGTACGAATGTCTGCTAAATCTTCTTCCTCACGACATATGGGTCAGGATTGCCACGAAGGTTGCGTCTTATTCGATTAAGGATCTGTTCAACATGCAGGCGACTTGCAAGGTGTTTCTTGGTGCAGCAAGGTCCGACGATGTTTACAAGGAGGCGTCGATGTTAGAGTTGCCGATTGCGTTCTTTTTATACTACTATGGCCGACCTGAACAGAGGTTCATAGAATGCTGCGTGGAGGCAGGAAATCCGGCTGCCATACTCTGGGTGGGGATGACTGAATTCGTCTGGATTGGTCACTCCATCGGTGGAATAGATACTCTGACTATGGCTGCAACTGAGGGCGACTTGGAAGCCTGTTACATGTGTGCGATGCTGCTATTGTCTCTTGCCAAGGAAGACGAAGAGCACATGCGAAAGGGACTTGAATTTTTTGAGATTGTACGTGATTCTGGGGCGTTCGAAAGGTGCAGAGAGGTCTTCATGCAGGTATTCGCGGGTCCGTGGGTGGAGGTTAAGCCATTGGATCCTAGACTGCCCGAGGTTTGTCAGTCCACCAGTTACCGCACCAGAAGCACCATGGGTTATGTGGAAGATTTGTCCCGCGTCTCGTGTGTGCAGTGCCTGGCCGATTATGAGGTTCTAGTGTTCCGGGAGTTTTTGCATCCGAATAAAAATGTCTATTTTGGGGTTTGTGTTTTCCAAGTTTGTTGTTTAGGGTTCTCGTATCTGGTATTACCGTATGAAGCATTATCTCCACTCTTGTTAAGAATTTATGCATGA
- the LOC140175665 gene encoding putative F-box protein At1g67623, with translation MAGSSKTNRKERNVSVEHEYPLNLLLRDIWVRIATKVASNLIHDLFNMQASYKVFLELASSEAVYQHATMQVIPIVSFLFYLDRPERRFIDHCVEAENTDAILRQGLTEYFWIARRGIGMELLSSASTEGSVEAGYLSAMLLLCDHEDEEEVQRVVEMLEFIRTSRKLERCKEFFADIFWEQCVDERSSDPGHAVACRSTTCTIRGTMAGVNDVSRVSCVHCLADYEVMVFLEMFRF, from the coding sequence ATGGCTGGATCTTCCAAGACAAACAGAAAGGAAAGGAACGTGTCCGTCGAGCATGAATATCCACTGAATCTTCTTCTTCGGGATATATGGGTGAGGATTGCCACTAAGGTTGCATCGAATTTGATTCATGATCTGTTCAACATGCAGGCGAGTTACAAGGTTTTTCTGGAATTAGCGAGTTCCGAAGCTGTGTACCAACATGCGACGATGCAGGTTATACCGATAgtgtcctttttattttaccttgaCCGGCCAGAAAGAAGGTTCATCGATCACTGCGTTGAAGCAGAAAATACGGATGCTATACTCCGACAGGGGTTGACGGAGTATTTCTGGATTGCCCGCCGTGGCATTGGGATGGAACTGCTTTCTAGTGCCTCGACGGAGGGTAGCGTCGAAGCAGGTTACCTGTCTGCCATGTTGCTACTGTGTGATcacgaagatgaagaagaagtgcAAAGGGTTGTTGAAATGTTAGAGTTTATCCGTACTTCTAGAAAGCTTGAAAGGTGTAAGGAGTTCTTCGCGGACATTTTCTGGGAGCAATGTGTTGATGAGAGATCATCGGATCCGGGACATGCCGTGGCTTGTCGGTCCACCACTTGTACTATCCGTGGCACCATGGCTGGTGTGAATGATGTGTCCCGTGTCTCATGTGTGCACTGCCTGGCAGATTACGAGGTCATGGTTTTCTTGGAGATGTTTAGATTTTAG